A region of Arabidopsis thaliana chromosome 5, partial sequence DNA encodes the following proteins:
- a CDS encoding Protein with RING/U-box and TRAF-like domain (Protein with RING/U-box and TRAF-like domains; FUNCTIONS IN: ubiquitin-protein ligase activity, zinc ion binding; INVOLVED IN: multicellular organismal development, ubiquitin-dependent protein catabolic process, protein ubiquitination; LOCATED IN: nucleus, intracellular; CONTAINS InterPro DOMAIN/s: Zinc finger, C2H2-like (InterPro:IPR015880), TRAF-like (InterPro:IPR008974), Seven-in-absentia protein, TRAF-like domain (InterPro:IPR018121), Zinc finger, SIAH-type (InterPro:IPR013010), Zinc finger, RING-type (InterPro:IPR001841), Seven In Absentia Homolog-type (InterPro:IPR013323), Seven-in-absentia protein, sina (InterPro:IPR004162); BEST Arabidopsis thaliana protein match is: Protein with RING/U-box and TRAF-like domains (TAIR:AT5G37910.1); Has 1807 Blast hits to 1807 proteins in 277 species: Archae - 0; Bacteria - 0; Metazoa - 736; Fungi - 347; Plants - 385; Viruses - 0; Other Eukaryotes - 339 (source: NCBI BLink).) codes for MVGVLLSERNGSQKRHCSSISSDDGRKRVDKTRSAMLTDLDILDCPICYQALKIPVFQCGNGHLACSSCCPKLRNKCPACALPVGHIRCRAMERVLESVLVPCRYADLGCTKTIYYGRESTHEKICNFSPCSCPVQGCNYTGSYKDLYEHYDLTHSTGSTAYSFNGVSYIAAMMFISDKILIERVYEKKLLFVVQCFEEPCGVYVSVSCIAPSAPEVGEFSYGLLYTTWEGVTMTYQSPKVKKVLKVSSQRPKDSFMLIPHSLLCGPLLGMMLCINELKQM; via the exons ATGGTGGGAGTTTTATTGAGCGAAAGAAATGGATCTCAAAAGAGACACTGTTCTTCTATATCTTCCGATGATGGAAGGAAGCGAGTTGATAAGACCCGCTCAGCGATGCTGACGGATCTTGATATTCTCGACTGTCCCATTTGCTACCAAGCATTGAAGATTCCTGTCTTCcag tgtGGAAATGGGCATTTGGCCTGTTCTTCTTGCTGTCCCAAATTGAGGAATAAATGTCCTGCATGTGCTTTGCCTGTTGGACACATTCGCTGTAGAGCAATGGAGAGAGTTCTTGAATCAGTCTTGGTCCCATGCCGATACGCAGATTTAGGTTGCACCAAGACAATCTATTATGGGAGAGAATCAACCCATGAGAAGATATGCAACTTCTCTCCATGCTCCTGCCCTGTACAAGGTTGCAATTATACTGGCTCATACAAGGATCTATACGAGCACTATGATCTTACTCACAGTACAGGTAGCACGGCTTATAGTTTCAATGGCGTTTCCTATATAGCCGCGATGATGTTCATCAGCGATAAGATACTAATTGAAAGGGTATATGAGAAGAAACTATTGTTTGTAGTGCAGTGTTTTGAGGAGCCGTGTGGTGTTTATGTATCTGTAAGCTGCATTGCACCATCTGCTCCAGAAGTAGGAGAGTTCTCATATGGTCTCTTGTACACTACTTGGGAAGGAGTCACTATGACTTACCAATCACCAAAGGTGAAAAAGGTTCTTAAAGTGAGCTCCCAAAGACCTAAAGATAGTTTCATGTTGATCCCTCACAGTTTGTTATGTGGTCCATTGTTAGGGATGATGCTTTGCATCAATGAGTTGAAGCAAATGTAA